A window of the Acipenser ruthenus chromosome 30, fAciRut3.2 maternal haplotype, whole genome shotgun sequence genome harbors these coding sequences:
- the LOC131702793 gene encoding uncharacterized protein LOC131702793 — protein MVYSLENSSKWPCVVVTLLLFVSIGVAIFTLVTTSDSMQEAKKCQSDLKLQNYYHSQSVLKWEKERENLLAQLETSRTDQARLQAIVAQGEENLKTVNSALILCQEQTDILYTNLTLVENQVLMLKSEHANVTAEMQGEIDSLRKNLTRISQELQSTNQQYTQAMESKQAADSLNREQLSKIKTLKEEVSALSGVNKPVLVHSTTALCIMALLMAL, from the exons ATGGTTTACTCGCTTGAGAACAGCTCTAAGTGGCCATGCGTAGTAGTCACATTATTGCTCTTTGTAAGTATCGGTGTGGCTATTTTCACATTGGTGACGACTTCGGATTCAATGCAAGAGGCGAAGAAATGTCAGAGCGATCTTAAGCTTCAAAACTACTACCATTCACAGAGTGTTCTGAAGTGGGAGAAGGAACGGGAGAACTTGCTGGCTCAACTGGAAACAAGTAGAACGGATCAAGCAAGACTACAGGCAATAGTGGCCCAGGGAGAGGAAAACCTGAAGACTGTTAATTCAGCCCTTATCTTGTGCCAGGAACAAACG GATATTTTATATACAAATCTCACATTGGTGGAAAATCAGGTTTTGATGCTGAAAAGTGAACACGCCAATGTGACAGCGGAAATGCAAG GTGAAATCGATTCACTTCGAAAGAACTTGACACGCATATCGCAGGAGCTGCAGAGTACCAACCAGCAGTATACTCAGGCCATGGAGAGCAAGCAAGCAGCCGACTCTCTGAA tcgGGAGCAGCTCTCTAAGATCAAGACCTTGAAGGAGGAGGTGTCGGCACTCAGCGGAGTGAACAAACCTGTGCTCGTTCACAGCACCACTGCTCTTTGCATAATGGCACTGCTAATGGCTCTGT GA